A genome region from Corynebacterium uberis includes the following:
- a CDS encoding YceD family protein, with amino-acid sequence MTSPFEFDVTGLTHPGAIAEDRRNEGPSPRRIGAAMIAIPEGAPVTVDAHLTPLGQAVMVDAEVSARLEGQCVRCLQPLTPQESFHITEVFSADASLITSDSADDDADDADDAALITDGRVDILQAVTDEVGLTLPFNPTCPDGCADDSDSAPAPDGESGRDEDTLADPRWAGLEKFL; translated from the coding sequence ATGACTTCACCATTTGAATTCGACGTCACGGGGCTCACGCACCCCGGTGCCATCGCAGAAGATCGGCGCAATGAGGGGCCCAGCCCCCGCCGCATTGGCGCGGCCATGATCGCCATCCCGGAGGGCGCCCCCGTGACCGTTGACGCCCACCTGACCCCATTGGGCCAGGCCGTCATGGTCGACGCGGAGGTTTCTGCACGCCTGGAAGGCCAATGCGTGCGCTGCTTGCAGCCGCTGACCCCGCAGGAGAGCTTCCACATCACCGAGGTGTTTAGCGCGGACGCCTCCCTGATCACCTCCGATAGCGCTGACGACGACGCCGATGACGCAGACGACGCCGCCCTGATCACCGACGGGCGCGTGGATATTCTCCAGGCCGTCACCGACGAGGTCGGCCTGACACTGCCGTTCAACCCCACCTGCCCGGACGGCTGCGCCGACGACTCCGACTCCGCCCCGGCGCCAGACGGCGAGTCTGGGCGCGACGAAGACACCCTGGCAGACCCCCGCTGGGCGGGACTGGAGAAGTTCTTATGA
- a CDS encoding acylphosphatase, translating to MDQVRLTVFVHGHVQGVGFRWWVRCRALELGVAGSATNLVDGRVCVVGQASEHQCRALLDCLRPEYSGRRPGHVDAVVEQWSEPRDGVVGFVER from the coding sequence GTGGATCAGGTTCGTCTGACGGTCTTTGTCCATGGCCATGTGCAAGGCGTGGGCTTTCGCTGGTGGGTGCGGTGTCGGGCCTTGGAGCTTGGGGTGGCAGGCAGCGCTACGAACCTGGTGGATGGCCGGGTGTGCGTAGTCGGGCAGGCCAGCGAGCACCAGTGTCGCGCCCTGCTGGATTGTTTGCGCCCGGAGTATTCGGGGCGCCGCCCGGGCCACGTGGATGCGGTTGTTGAGCAGTGGTCCGAGCCCCGCGACGGCGTGGTGGGCTTTGTGGAGCGTTGA
- the rnc gene encoding ribonuclease III: MSHPKKARLTGYAAWDAAYGAVDHEPLLRTLGVTIPDEQLRLALTHRSFAHENGNLPNNERLEFVGDAVLGLSIAGALFEKYPARPESDISKMRAGIVSRYGCADVAREINLGTYILLGKGELATDGRDKLSILADTTEAVLGAVYLEHGFDVARDVVLRLFAHKIATASSEGRNQDWKTTLQERLSAYGISSATYRSHSSGPEHDLVFTADISIAGIDLGRGTGHNKKLAEQEAAHQAYLALGNPETVHAVRAADA, from the coding sequence ATGAGCCACCCGAAGAAGGCACGCCTGACCGGGTACGCGGCGTGGGACGCCGCCTACGGGGCGGTCGACCATGAGCCCCTGCTGCGCACCCTCGGCGTCACCATCCCCGATGAGCAGCTGCGCCTGGCGCTGACCCACCGATCCTTCGCCCACGAAAACGGCAACCTTCCCAACAATGAACGCCTGGAGTTCGTCGGCGACGCGGTGCTGGGCCTGTCCATCGCCGGGGCGCTGTTTGAAAAGTACCCGGCGCGCCCGGAGTCTGACATCTCCAAGATGAGGGCCGGGATCGTGTCCCGGTACGGCTGCGCGGACGTTGCCCGGGAGATCAACCTGGGCACCTACATCCTGCTGGGCAAGGGGGAGTTGGCCACCGACGGGCGCGACAAGCTGTCCATCCTCGCCGATACCACCGAAGCCGTCCTGGGCGCGGTCTACCTCGAGCACGGCTTTGACGTTGCCCGGGACGTTGTTTTGCGGCTGTTCGCGCACAAGATCGCCACGGCCTCATCGGAGGGGCGAAACCAGGACTGGAAAACCACCCTCCAGGAGCGCCTGTCCGCCTACGGGATCAGCTCGGCGACCTACCGGTCGCATTCCTCGGGCCCCGAGCATGATCTGGTTTTCACCGCGGACATCAGCATCGCCGGCATCGACCTGGGCCGTGGGACCGGGCACAACAAGAAGCTCGCCGAGCAGGAGGCAGCCCACCAGGCGTATCTGGCTTTGGGGAACCCGGAAACGGTCCACGCCGTGCGCGCCGCGGACGCCTAA
- a CDS encoding alanine/glycine:cation symporter family protein encodes MDSLVKGIEDFGDVYWRFFAVILAASGVYFCVRTVVVQIRFLPDMFKSVTETPSEISEGQQGISAFKAFTISAASRVGTGNVAGVAIAVATGGPGAVFWMWALAVIGGATSFVESTLAQVYKIRDKDSYRGGPAYYMTKALGWRPLALAFAVIICVTYGFVFNAVQSNSISAAVVTSVGHDSLTTKAIIGAILAVVTAGIIFGGVQRIANVTQTVVPVMAVLYIILAFIVVGLNFDKVPGMFADIVSHAFDLRGFAGATLGTVIMTGVRRGLFSNEAGMGSVPNAAATASVSHPAKQGLIQTLGVYFDTLVVCSMTAFIILLAHPDLEASEGGMALTQNALASSVGQWGIHFLSVIILFLAYSSVIGNYYYGESNIGFLSRKRGLLTGFRVLVALCVFGGAVGSVPLVWALADVFSGVMALINLVAILPLAGVAVVVLRHYSVQRKAGLNPVFHRDDLPRSVRGWDQMETWDGSDPITQRDAAYESLDYRWHGQPPAHDETV; translated from the coding sequence ATGGATTCTTTGGTCAAGGGCATTGAGGACTTCGGGGACGTCTATTGGCGTTTCTTTGCCGTTATTTTGGCCGCCTCGGGCGTGTACTTCTGTGTGCGTACCGTGGTGGTGCAGATCCGGTTCCTGCCGGATATGTTCAAGTCGGTCACAGAGACGCCCTCTGAGATCTCGGAGGGTCAGCAGGGCATCTCTGCGTTCAAGGCCTTTACCATCTCTGCCGCGTCGCGCGTGGGCACGGGCAACGTCGCCGGGGTGGCCATCGCGGTGGCCACCGGCGGGCCGGGCGCGGTGTTTTGGATGTGGGCGTTGGCCGTCATCGGCGGCGCGACGTCCTTTGTGGAGTCCACGCTGGCTCAGGTTTATAAGATCCGGGATAAGGATTCCTACCGCGGCGGTCCGGCCTACTACATGACCAAGGCGTTGGGGTGGCGCCCGCTGGCACTGGCCTTTGCCGTGATCATCTGCGTCACTTATGGGTTTGTGTTCAACGCGGTGCAGTCCAACTCCATTTCGGCGGCTGTGGTGACTTCCGTGGGCCATGATTCGCTGACCACCAAGGCGATCATCGGCGCGATCCTGGCTGTGGTGACGGCGGGGATCATTTTCGGTGGTGTGCAGCGCATTGCCAACGTCACCCAGACGGTGGTCCCGGTCATGGCGGTGCTCTACATCATCCTGGCTTTCATCGTGGTGGGGCTGAACTTTGACAAGGTTCCGGGAATGTTCGCCGATATCGTTTCCCACGCCTTTGACCTGCGCGGTTTTGCGGGGGCGACGCTGGGCACGGTGATTATGACGGGCGTGCGCCGCGGGCTGTTTTCCAACGAGGCCGGCATGGGTTCGGTTCCTAATGCGGCGGCGACGGCGTCTGTGTCTCACCCCGCCAAGCAGGGGCTCATCCAGACCTTGGGCGTGTACTTTGACACGCTCGTGGTGTGCTCCATGACGGCGTTTATCATCCTGCTGGCCCACCCCGATCTGGAGGCTAGTGAGGGCGGCATGGCGTTGACGCAGAATGCCCTGGCCAGCTCGGTGGGACAGTGGGGCATCCACTTCCTTTCCGTCATCATCTTGTTCTTGGCCTACTCCTCGGTGATCGGTAATTACTACTACGGCGAGTCCAACATTGGTTTCCTGTCGCGCAAGCGCGGCCTGCTCACCGGCTTCCGGGTCCTGGTGGCGTTGTGTGTCTTTGGTGGCGCGGTGGGCTCGGTGCCGCTGGTGTGGGCCCTGGCTGACGTGTTCAGTGGCGTAATGGCGCTGATCAACTTGGTGGCCATCCTGCCGCTTGCCGGGGTGGCTGTGGTGGTGTTGCGCCACTATTCGGTGCAGCGTAAGGCGGGGCTTAACCCGGTGTTCCACCGCGATGATCTGCCCCGTAGCGTGCGCGGGTGGGACCAGATGGAAACCTGGGATGGGTCGGATCCGATCACGCAGCGCGATGCCGCCTATGAGTCCCTGGATTACCGGTGGCACGGTCAGCCCCCAGCCCACGATGAGACTGTGTAA
- a CDS encoding DivIVA domain-containing protein: MYRVFEALDEMVKTVEQAYGVPMTSNCMVPRNDMLALLDDLRNALPIEIDDAQDVLDKQDEILGNAQDQAQHVVADAQAQATEIVDTAQSESDGMLNDAQQRATTMVARAEDDAQQLVSRAREEADDTVRRAQAEAERLIADGNESYQRSVDEGLAEQKRLVSESEVVRRADEEAHRVVDAAHADSKQLRSECDRYVDSKLAEFEESLSGVLRTVSRDRAALRRGAGAAGAPREPREPREAREPGDGRYAGRTTPRYEER; the protein is encoded by the coding sequence ATGTACCGCGTATTCGAAGCCCTAGATGAGATGGTCAAGACCGTAGAGCAAGCCTACGGAGTGCCCATGACCTCCAACTGCATGGTCCCCCGCAATGACATGCTCGCGCTGCTCGATGACCTACGCAACGCGCTGCCCATAGAAATCGACGATGCCCAAGACGTCCTAGATAAGCAGGATGAGATCCTTGGCAACGCGCAAGACCAGGCACAGCACGTGGTTGCGGACGCGCAGGCACAGGCCACGGAGATCGTCGATACCGCCCAGAGCGAATCCGATGGGATGCTTAACGACGCCCAGCAGCGTGCCACCACCATGGTCGCCCGGGCCGAAGACGATGCCCAGCAGCTTGTCAGCAGGGCACGCGAAGAGGCCGACGACACCGTGCGCCGCGCCCAAGCGGAGGCGGAACGCCTCATCGCCGACGGCAACGAGTCTTACCAGCGCAGTGTCGATGAGGGCCTGGCAGAACAAAAGCGCCTGGTGTCTGAATCCGAGGTTGTGCGCCGCGCTGATGAGGAAGCCCACCGGGTGGTTGACGCCGCCCACGCAGACTCCAAGCAACTGCGCAGCGAGTGCGACCGCTACGTCGATTCCAAGCTCGCCGAGTTTGAGGAATCCCTCTCCGGGGTGCTGCGCACCGTCTCCCGCGACCGGGCGGCGCTGCGTCGCGGTGCCGGCGCCGCGGGTGCACCGCGGGAGCCGAGGGAGCCACGCGAGGCACGCGAGCCGGGTGACGGCCGCTACGCCGGGCGGACCACGCCCCGCTATGAGGAGCGCTAA